In Serratia marcescens subsp. marcescens ATCC 13880, a single genomic region encodes these proteins:
- the poxB gene encoding ubiquinone-dependent pyruvate dehydrogenase, whose protein sequence is MKQTVATLIAKTLDQAGVKRIWGVTGDSLNGLSDSLHRMGTIEWLGTRHEEVAAFAAGAEAQLTGQLAVCAGSCGPGNLHLINGLFDCHRNHVPVLAIAAHIPSSEIGSGYFQETHPQELFRECSHYCELVSNPEQLPRVLEIAMRKAILNRGVSVVVLPGDVALRMAPEDATLTWHTPALPLVQPPMSELNKLAETLNKAKNITLMCGSGCAGAHDEVVKLAELLQAPVVHALRGKEHIEWDNPYSVGMTGLIGFSSGYHAMMNADTLVLLGTQFPYRAFYPTNANIIQIDINPGSIGAHCPVNMALVGDIHTTLTALLPQLEPKRDRAFLDKALEHYRNARKDLDGLATANDDQPIHPQYLAQQLSHYASDDAIFTCDVGTPTVWAARYVKMNGKRRLLGSFNHGSMANAMPQAIGAQATAPDKQVIAMCGDGGFTMLMGDFLSLAQLKLPVKIVVFNNSVLGFVAMEMKAGGYLTDGTDLHNPDFAAIANAAGIKGIRVEKASDLDGALQEMLAHPGPALLDVVTAKQELAMPPQIKFEQAKGFSLYMLRAIINGRGDEVVELAKTNWLR, encoded by the coding sequence ATGAAGCAAACCGTAGCCACACTGATCGCCAAAACGCTGGATCAAGCCGGCGTAAAACGCATTTGGGGCGTGACCGGCGATTCGCTCAACGGCCTCAGCGACAGCCTGCACCGCATGGGCACCATCGAATGGCTGGGCACCCGCCATGAAGAGGTGGCCGCCTTCGCCGCCGGCGCCGAAGCCCAGCTCACCGGCCAGTTGGCGGTGTGCGCCGGTTCCTGCGGCCCCGGCAACCTGCACCTGATCAACGGCCTGTTCGACTGCCACCGCAACCATGTGCCGGTGCTGGCGATCGCCGCACACATCCCTTCCAGCGAAATCGGCAGCGGCTACTTCCAAGAAACCCATCCGCAGGAGCTGTTCCGCGAATGCAGCCACTATTGCGAACTGGTCTCCAACCCGGAACAGCTGCCGCGCGTACTGGAGATCGCCATGCGCAAGGCGATCCTCAATCGCGGCGTCTCGGTGGTCGTCTTGCCGGGCGACGTGGCGCTGCGCATGGCGCCGGAAGACGCGACGCTGACCTGGCATACCCCGGCGCTGCCGCTGGTGCAGCCGCCGATGAGCGAGTTGAACAAGCTGGCGGAAACGCTGAACAAGGCGAAGAACATCACCCTGATGTGCGGCAGCGGCTGCGCTGGCGCGCACGATGAAGTGGTCAAGCTGGCCGAGCTGCTGCAAGCGCCGGTGGTGCACGCGCTGCGCGGCAAAGAACATATCGAGTGGGATAACCCCTACAGCGTCGGCATGACCGGGCTGATCGGTTTCTCTTCCGGCTACCACGCGATGATGAACGCCGACACGCTGGTGCTGCTCGGCACCCAGTTCCCCTATCGCGCGTTCTACCCCACCAACGCCAACATCATTCAGATCGACATCAACCCCGGCAGCATCGGCGCGCACTGCCCGGTCAATATGGCGCTGGTGGGCGATATCCACACCACCCTCACCGCCCTGCTGCCGCAGCTGGAGCCCAAGCGCGACCGGGCGTTCCTCGACAAGGCGCTGGAGCATTATCGCAACGCGCGCAAGGATCTCGACGGGCTGGCGACCGCCAACGACGACCAGCCGATCCACCCGCAGTATCTGGCGCAGCAGCTCAGCCACTATGCCAGCGACGACGCCATCTTCACCTGCGACGTCGGCACGCCGACGGTGTGGGCCGCCCGCTACGTGAAAATGAACGGCAAGCGCCGCCTGCTCGGTTCGTTCAACCACGGTTCGATGGCCAACGCCATGCCGCAGGCGATCGGCGCTCAGGCCACCGCGCCGGATAAACAGGTGATCGCCATGTGCGGCGACGGCGGCTTCACCATGCTGATGGGGGACTTCCTGTCGCTGGCGCAGCTCAAATTGCCGGTGAAAATCGTGGTGTTCAACAACAGCGTGCTGGGGTTCGTGGCGATGGAGATGAAGGCAGGCGGCTACCTGACCGACGGCACCGATCTGCATAATCCGGACTTCGCGGCGATCGCCAACGCCGCCGGCATCAAGGGCATCCGCGTGGAAAAAGCCTCCGATCTGGACGGCGCGCTGCAGGAGATGTTGGCGCACCCCGGCCCGGCGCTGCTGGATGTGGTCACCGCCAAGCAAGAGCTGGCGATGCCGCCGCAGATCAAGTTCGAACAGGCGAAAGGCTTCAGCCTGTACATGCTGCGCGCCATTATCAACGGCCGCGGCGACGAAGTGGTCGAGCTGGCGAAAACCAACTGGCTGCGCTAA